In the genome of Corythoichthys intestinalis isolate RoL2023-P3 chromosome 19, ASM3026506v1, whole genome shotgun sequence, one region contains:
- the pum2 gene encoding pumilio homolog 2 isoform X4, whose amino-acid sequence MSIPCSILGMNDVAWQETRGGMLHANGAPEAGGVRVHSGGPLAAVAGQASGGPHLQGMDRAGNPTPGTPQPPLSGRSQDDATVGYFFQRQPGEQLGGCAPSKHRWPTGDPNHVDQVRAVDEMNYDFQALALESRGIAELLPAKKLWDSDELAKDGRKGMLLGEEWRDNAWGSSHHSVSQPIMVQRRPGQGFHGNGDANSVLSPRSEGGGLGVSMVEYVLSSSPGDKMDARYRNGGYGGGDADQDGREKNDGPEKVSPFEEDKSSEMKVGDDSDPAKANGRSLLNGMDRDCKDFNPTPGSRQASPTEAVERMGPNQTGLEIMSQHHAHAHAHAHAHAHAHALQQQNHNKGPVEDFQNQEAQNMGGMEQQAGVESLQFEYPGNQIQVDSSGAPVGLFDYSSQQQLFQRSNPLTVQQLTAAQQQQYALAAAQQQHLAGLAPAFVPNPYIINAAPPGADPYTAAGLAAAATLAGPTVVPPQYYGVPWGVYPANLFQQQAASTANHSANQQASNQGPGPGQPQVMRTGNNQRPLTPGQGQQSQQESLAAAAAAAANPALAYTGMPGYQVLAPAAYYDQTGALVMGPSARTGLGGPVRLVQTPLLINPAAAQAAAAVSASGSGSNMSGPPTNGMYRSMPQPQPQPQQQQAPPQSSGLQSNSFYGSGSVPNTSQSSSLFSHTSAPPPPQSSSLGFSSTGNSLGVGLASALGGFGSSVSSSTSSSVSRRDSLLTSSDLYKRGSSSLTPIGQPFYNSLGYSSSPSPIGLTPGHSPLTPPPSLSSSHGSSSSLHLGGLTNGSGRYISAAPGAEAKYRSAGGTSSLFNSSSQLFPPSRPRYSRSDVMPSGRSRLLEDFRNNRFPNLQLRDLPGHMVEFSQDQHGSRFIQQKLERASPAERQMVFGEILQAAYQLMTDVFGNYVIQKFFEFGSADQKLALATRIRGHVLPLALQMYGCRVIQKALESISSDQQVISDIVRELDGHVLKCVKDQNGNHVVQKCIECVQPQALQFIIDAFQGQVFVLSTHPYGCRVIQRILEHCTQEQTLPILEELHQHSEQLGQDQYGNYVIQHVLEHGRPEDKSKIVAEVRGKVLLLSQHKFASNVVEKCVIHSSRAERALLIDEVCCQKDGPHSALYTMMKDQYANYVVQRMIDMAEPAQRKIIMHKIRPHIATLRKYTYGKHILAKLEKYYMKSGSELGPIGGPTNGLM is encoded by the exons ATGAGCATTCCATGCAGCATCCTAGGTATGAATGACGTGGCCTGGCAGGAGACGAGAGGTGGGATGCTGCATGCAAATGGTGCTCCTGAGGCTGGAGGTGTCAGGGTTCACAGTGGAGGGCCTTTAGCTGCTGTAGCTGGCCAGGCTTCCGGAGGCCCCCATTTACAGGGCATGGATAGGGCCGGGAACCCTACACCAGGAACGCCGCAACCTCCATTAAGCGGCCGCTCGCAGGATGATGCTACGGTTGGCTACTTCTTTCAGAGGCAACCTGGGGAGCAACTTGGAGGATGTGCGCCGAGCAAACACCGGTGGCCAACCGGGGACCCCAATCATGTTGATCAG gtCCGTGCTGTAGATGAAATGAACTACGACTTTCAAGCTCTCGCTTTGGAATCTAGAGGAATTGCAGAG CTTTTGCCAGCAAAAAAGCTTTGGGATTCGGATGAGCTGGCAAAGGATGGAAGAAAAGGAATGCTTCTTGGAGAGGAGTGGAGGGACAATGCATGGGGGTCATCAC accaTTCAGTCTCCCAGCCAATTATGGTCCAGCGACGCCCAGGTCAGGGTTTCCATGGAAACGGCGATGCCAATTCTGTGCTGTCACCTCGCTCAGAGGGTGGTGGCTTAGGTGTGAGCATGGTGGAGTATGTCCTGAGCTCATCTCCTGGTGATAAGATGGACGCCCGTTACAGGAATGGTGGCTAT GGTGGAGGTGATGCTGACCAGGATGGTAGAGAAAAGAACGACGGCCCTGAGAAAGTATCTCCTTTTGAGGAAGACAAGAGCTCAGAGATGAAGGTGGGAGATGACAGCGATCCTGCAAAGGCCAATGGAAGAAGTTTACTAAATGGCATGGACAGGGACTGCAAAGACTTCAA CCCAACTCCAGGAAGCCGTCAAGCTTCTCCAACTGAGGCAGTGGAAAGGATGGGCCCTAACCAGACAGGATTGGAGATAATGAGCCAGCACCATGCTCATGCCCATGCACACGCTCATGCCCATGCTCACGCTCATGCTCTACAACAACAGAACCACAACAAGGGACCGGTGGAGGACTTTCAGAACCAGGAAGCCCAAAACATGGGTGGCATGGAGCAACAAGCTGGCGTAGAATCACTTCAGTTTGAATATCCAGGGAACCAGATTCAGGTTGACTCCTCTGGAGCCCCAGTAGGATTGTTTGACTAcagctctcagcagcag TTATTTCAGAGGTCAAATCCCCTGACTGTTCAGCAACTCACAGCAGCCCAGCAGCAACAGTATGCCCTGGCAGCGGCACAGCAGCAGCACCTTG CTGGCCTTGCTCCTGCATTTGTGCCAAACCCTTACATCATCAATGCTGCGCCCCCTGGAGCTGATCCATACACTGCAGCAGGGTTGGCAGCAGCCGCAACGCTCGCAG GACCCACAGTAGTTCCACCTCAATATTATGGCGTTCCTTGGGGTGTGTACCCAGCCAATCTTTTCCAACAACAGGCTGCATCTACTGCCAATCACTCTGCTAATCAACAAGCATCCAATCAGGGACCAGGGCCAGGCCAACCTCAG GTAATGCGCACAGGAAACAACCAGCGTCCTCTTACACCTGGCCAAGGTCAACAAAGTCAGCAGGAATCTCTGGCTGCAGCGGCAGCAGCAGCTGCTAACCCCGCACTGGCATACACAGGGATGCCCG GTTATCAAGTGTTGGCCCCTGCAGCCTATTACGACCAAACAGGGGCCCTGGTGATGGGACCTAGTGCTCGAACTGGCCTCGGTGGACCGGTTCGTCTAGTTCAGACTCCTCTCCTCATCAATCCTGCAGCAGCACAGGCTG CAGCTGCGGTCTCTGCATCAGGTTCTGGTAGCAACATGTCTGGCCCTCCGACAAACGGCATGTACCGCTCCATGCCTCAACCCCAACCTCAGCCGCAGCAACAGCAGGCACCGCCACAGAGCAGCGGCTTGCAATCAAATTCCTTTTACGGCTCCGGGTCAGTCCCCAACACCTCGCAGAGCAGCTCACTTTTCTCCCATACATCAGCTCCACCACCACCTCAGAGCTCCTCGCTTGGCTTCAGCAGTACCGGTAACTCGCTCGGCGTGGGTCTGGCCTCTGCTCTCGGAGGATTTGGCTCTTCAG TATCCAGCTCTACCAGTAGCAGTGTGTCTCGCAGGGATTCCCTGTTGACAAGTTCTGATCTTTACAAACGTGGCAGCAGTAGTTTAACCCCCATCGGCCAGCCCTTTTACAACAGTCTGGGTTACTCCTCCTCACCCAGCCCGATTGGACTCACCCCTGGCCACTCACCTCTCACTCCCCCACCTTCTCTGTCCTCCTCTCACGGGTCATCCTCTAGTCTTCACCTCG GTGGCTTGACAAATGGCAGCGGGCGTTACATCTCTGCAGCACCTGGAGCTGAGGCCAAGTACCGCAGTGCCGGTGGAACATCCAGCCTATTTAATTCCAGCAGCCAGCTCTTCCCCCCATCTCGGCCCCGCTACAGCCGATCTGACGTGATGCCATCCGGCCGCAGTCGACTCCTGGAAGACTTTAGGAACAACCGTTTCCCGAACCTTCAACTTCGAGACTTGCCTGGACACATGGTGGAGTTTTCTCAAGACCAACATGGATCGAG ATTCATCCAACAAAAGCTGGAGAGAGCCAGTCCTGCAGAGAGACAGATGGTTTTTGGAGAAATTCTACAAGCAGCATATCAGCTGATGACTGATGTGTTTGGGAACTATGTCATCCAGAAGTTCTTTGAG TTTGGGAGTGCAGACCAGAAGCTGGCCTTGGCAACTCGTATCCGCGGCCATGTCCTCCCACTGGCTTTACAGATGTATGGATGCCGGGTAATTCAGAAAGCCTTGGAGTCCATttcttctgaccagcaggtaatT AGTGACATTGTTCGCGAGCTGGATGGCCATGTTTTAAAGTGTGTTAAGGATCAGAATGGAAATCATGTGGTACAGAAATGCATTGAGTGTGTCCAGCCTCAAGCCCTGCAGTTCATCATAGATGCCTTCCAGGGCCAG GTTTTTGTTCTCTCCACTCACCCTTATGGCTGTAGAGTAATCCAAAGGATTTTAGAACACTGCACCCAAGAGCAGACTTTGCCAATTCTGGAAGAGCTGCATCAGCATTCTGAGCAGCTGGGTCAG GATCAGTATGGTAACTACGTCATCCAGCATGTTCTGGAGCACGGTAGACCAGAAGACAAGAGCAAGATAGTTGCAGAAGTGCGTGGGAAAGTCCTTCTTTTGAGCCAACACAAATTTGCAAG
- the pum2 gene encoding pumilio homolog 2 isoform X1, producing MSIPCSILGMNDVAWQETRGGMLHANGAPEAGGVRVHSGGPLAAVAGQASGGPHLQGMDRAGNPTPGTPQPPLSGRSQDDATVGYFFQRQPGEQLGGCAPSKHRWPTGDPNHVDQVRAVDEMNYDFQALALESRGIAELLPAKKLWDSDELAKDGRKGMLLGEEWRDNAWGSSHHSVSQPIMVQRRPGQGFHGNGDANSVLSPRSEGGGLGVSMVEYVLSSSPGDKMDARYRNGGYGGGDADQDGREKNDGPEKVSPFEEDKSSEMKVGDDSDPAKANGRSLLNGMDRDCKDFNPTPGSRQASPTEAVERMGPNQTGLEIMSQHHAHAHAHAHAHAHAHALQQQNHNKGPVEDFQNQEAQNMGGMEQQAGVESLQFEYPGNQIQVDSSGAPVGLFDYSSQQQLFQRSNPLTVQQLTAAQQQQYALAAAQQQHLAGLAPAFVPNPYIINAAPPGADPYTAAGLAAAATLAGPTVVPPQYYGVPWGVYPANLFQQQAASTANHSANQQASNQGPGPGQPQVMRTGNNQRPLTPGQGQQSQQESLAAAAAAAANPALAYTGMPGYQVLAPAAYYDQTGALVMGPSARTGLGGPVRLVQTPLLINPAAAQAAAAVSASGSGSNMSGPPTNGMYRSMPQPQPQPQQQQAPPQSSGLQSNSFYGSGSVPNTSQSSSLFSHTSAPPPPQSSSLGFSSTGNSLGVGLASALGGFGSSVSSSTSSSVSRRDSLLTSSDLYKRGSSSLTPIGQPFYNSLGYSSSPSPIGLTPGHSPLTPPPSLSSSHGSSSSLHLGGLTNGSGRYISAAPGAEAKYRSAGGTSSLFNSSSQLFPPSRPRYSRSDVMPSGRSRLLEDFRNNRFPNLQLRDLPGHMVEFSQDQHGSRFIQQKLERASPAERQMVFGEILQAAYQLMTDVFGNYVIQKFFEFGSADQKLALATRIRGHVLPLALQMYGCRVIQKALESISSDQQVISDIVRELDGHVLKCVKDQNGNHVVQKCIECVQPQALQFIIDAFQGQVFVLSTHPYGCRVIQRILEHCTQEQTLPILEELHQHSEQLGQKYQGVSLEMTPKTYYTVSRDALFKDQYGNYVIQHVLEHGRPEDKSKIVAEVRGKVLLLSQHKFASNVVEKCVIHSSRAERALLIDEVCCQKDGPHSALYTMMKDQYANYVVQRMIDMAEPAQRKIIMHKIRPHIATLRKYTYGKHILAKLEKYYMKSGSELGPIGGPTNGLM from the exons ATGAGCATTCCATGCAGCATCCTAGGTATGAATGACGTGGCCTGGCAGGAGACGAGAGGTGGGATGCTGCATGCAAATGGTGCTCCTGAGGCTGGAGGTGTCAGGGTTCACAGTGGAGGGCCTTTAGCTGCTGTAGCTGGCCAGGCTTCCGGAGGCCCCCATTTACAGGGCATGGATAGGGCCGGGAACCCTACACCAGGAACGCCGCAACCTCCATTAAGCGGCCGCTCGCAGGATGATGCTACGGTTGGCTACTTCTTTCAGAGGCAACCTGGGGAGCAACTTGGAGGATGTGCGCCGAGCAAACACCGGTGGCCAACCGGGGACCCCAATCATGTTGATCAG gtCCGTGCTGTAGATGAAATGAACTACGACTTTCAAGCTCTCGCTTTGGAATCTAGAGGAATTGCAGAG CTTTTGCCAGCAAAAAAGCTTTGGGATTCGGATGAGCTGGCAAAGGATGGAAGAAAAGGAATGCTTCTTGGAGAGGAGTGGAGGGACAATGCATGGGGGTCATCAC accaTTCAGTCTCCCAGCCAATTATGGTCCAGCGACGCCCAGGTCAGGGTTTCCATGGAAACGGCGATGCCAATTCTGTGCTGTCACCTCGCTCAGAGGGTGGTGGCTTAGGTGTGAGCATGGTGGAGTATGTCCTGAGCTCATCTCCTGGTGATAAGATGGACGCCCGTTACAGGAATGGTGGCTAT GGTGGAGGTGATGCTGACCAGGATGGTAGAGAAAAGAACGACGGCCCTGAGAAAGTATCTCCTTTTGAGGAAGACAAGAGCTCAGAGATGAAGGTGGGAGATGACAGCGATCCTGCAAAGGCCAATGGAAGAAGTTTACTAAATGGCATGGACAGGGACTGCAAAGACTTCAA CCCAACTCCAGGAAGCCGTCAAGCTTCTCCAACTGAGGCAGTGGAAAGGATGGGCCCTAACCAGACAGGATTGGAGATAATGAGCCAGCACCATGCTCATGCCCATGCACACGCTCATGCCCATGCTCACGCTCATGCTCTACAACAACAGAACCACAACAAGGGACCGGTGGAGGACTTTCAGAACCAGGAAGCCCAAAACATGGGTGGCATGGAGCAACAAGCTGGCGTAGAATCACTTCAGTTTGAATATCCAGGGAACCAGATTCAGGTTGACTCCTCTGGAGCCCCAGTAGGATTGTTTGACTAcagctctcagcagcag TTATTTCAGAGGTCAAATCCCCTGACTGTTCAGCAACTCACAGCAGCCCAGCAGCAACAGTATGCCCTGGCAGCGGCACAGCAGCAGCACCTTG CTGGCCTTGCTCCTGCATTTGTGCCAAACCCTTACATCATCAATGCTGCGCCCCCTGGAGCTGATCCATACACTGCAGCAGGGTTGGCAGCAGCCGCAACGCTCGCAG GACCCACAGTAGTTCCACCTCAATATTATGGCGTTCCTTGGGGTGTGTACCCAGCCAATCTTTTCCAACAACAGGCTGCATCTACTGCCAATCACTCTGCTAATCAACAAGCATCCAATCAGGGACCAGGGCCAGGCCAACCTCAG GTAATGCGCACAGGAAACAACCAGCGTCCTCTTACACCTGGCCAAGGTCAACAAAGTCAGCAGGAATCTCTGGCTGCAGCGGCAGCAGCAGCTGCTAACCCCGCACTGGCATACACAGGGATGCCCG GTTATCAAGTGTTGGCCCCTGCAGCCTATTACGACCAAACAGGGGCCCTGGTGATGGGACCTAGTGCTCGAACTGGCCTCGGTGGACCGGTTCGTCTAGTTCAGACTCCTCTCCTCATCAATCCTGCAGCAGCACAGGCTG CAGCTGCGGTCTCTGCATCAGGTTCTGGTAGCAACATGTCTGGCCCTCCGACAAACGGCATGTACCGCTCCATGCCTCAACCCCAACCTCAGCCGCAGCAACAGCAGGCACCGCCACAGAGCAGCGGCTTGCAATCAAATTCCTTTTACGGCTCCGGGTCAGTCCCCAACACCTCGCAGAGCAGCTCACTTTTCTCCCATACATCAGCTCCACCACCACCTCAGAGCTCCTCGCTTGGCTTCAGCAGTACCGGTAACTCGCTCGGCGTGGGTCTGGCCTCTGCTCTCGGAGGATTTGGCTCTTCAG TATCCAGCTCTACCAGTAGCAGTGTGTCTCGCAGGGATTCCCTGTTGACAAGTTCTGATCTTTACAAACGTGGCAGCAGTAGTTTAACCCCCATCGGCCAGCCCTTTTACAACAGTCTGGGTTACTCCTCCTCACCCAGCCCGATTGGACTCACCCCTGGCCACTCACCTCTCACTCCCCCACCTTCTCTGTCCTCCTCTCACGGGTCATCCTCTAGTCTTCACCTCG GTGGCTTGACAAATGGCAGCGGGCGTTACATCTCTGCAGCACCTGGAGCTGAGGCCAAGTACCGCAGTGCCGGTGGAACATCCAGCCTATTTAATTCCAGCAGCCAGCTCTTCCCCCCATCTCGGCCCCGCTACAGCCGATCTGACGTGATGCCATCCGGCCGCAGTCGACTCCTGGAAGACTTTAGGAACAACCGTTTCCCGAACCTTCAACTTCGAGACTTGCCTGGACACATGGTGGAGTTTTCTCAAGACCAACATGGATCGAG ATTCATCCAACAAAAGCTGGAGAGAGCCAGTCCTGCAGAGAGACAGATGGTTTTTGGAGAAATTCTACAAGCAGCATATCAGCTGATGACTGATGTGTTTGGGAACTATGTCATCCAGAAGTTCTTTGAG TTTGGGAGTGCAGACCAGAAGCTGGCCTTGGCAACTCGTATCCGCGGCCATGTCCTCCCACTGGCTTTACAGATGTATGGATGCCGGGTAATTCAGAAAGCCTTGGAGTCCATttcttctgaccagcaggtaatT AGTGACATTGTTCGCGAGCTGGATGGCCATGTTTTAAAGTGTGTTAAGGATCAGAATGGAAATCATGTGGTACAGAAATGCATTGAGTGTGTCCAGCCTCAAGCCCTGCAGTTCATCATAGATGCCTTCCAGGGCCAG GTTTTTGTTCTCTCCACTCACCCTTATGGCTGTAGAGTAATCCAAAGGATTTTAGAACACTGCACCCAAGAGCAGACTTTGCCAATTCTGGAAGAGCTGCATCAGCATTCTGAGCAGCTGGGTCAG AAATATCAAGGCGTATCATTGGAGATGACACCCAAAACATATTATACAGTGTCCCGTGATGCACTGTTCAAG GATCAGTATGGTAACTACGTCATCCAGCATGTTCTGGAGCACGGTAGACCAGAAGACAAGAGCAAGATAGTTGCAGAAGTGCGTGGGAAAGTCCTTCTTTTGAGCCAACACAAATTTGCAAG
- the pum2 gene encoding pumilio homolog 2 isoform X3: MSIPCSILGMNDVAWQETRGGMLHANGAPEAGGVRVHSGGPLAAVAGQASGGPHLQGMDRAGNPTPGTPQPPLSGRSQDDATVGYFFQRQPGEQLGGCAPSKHRWPTGDPNHVDQVRAVDEMNYDFQALALESRGIAELLPAKKLWDSDELAKDGRKGMLLGEEWRDNAWGSSHHSVSQPIMVQRRPGQGFHGNGDANSVLSPRSEGGGLGVSMVEYVLSSSPGDKMDARYRNGGYGGGDADQDGREKNDGPEKVSPFEEDKSSEMKVGDDSDPAKANGRSLLNGMDRDCKDFNPTPGSRQASPTEAVERMGPNQTGLEIMSQHHAHAHAHAHAHAHAHALQQQNHNKGPVEDFQNQEAQNMGGMEQQAGVESLQFEYPGNQIQVDSSGAPVGLFDYSSQQQLFQRSNPLTVQQLTAAQQQQYALAAAQQQHLAGLAPAFVPNPYIINAAPPGADPYTAAGLAAAATLAGPTVVPPQYYGVPWGVYPANLFQQQAASTANHSANQQASNQGPGPGQPQVMRTGNNQRPLTPGQGQQSQQESLAAAAAAAANPALAYTGMPGYQVLAPAAYYDQTGALVMGPSARTGLGGPVRLVQTPLLINPAAAQAAAAVSASGSGSNMSGPPTNGMYRSMPQPQPQPQQQQAPPQSSGLQSNSFYGSGSVPNTSQSSSLFSHTSAPPPPQSSSLGFSSTGNSLGVGLASALGGFGSSVSSSTSSSVSRRDSLLTSSDLYKRGSSSLTPIGQPFYNSLGYSSSPSPIGLTPGHSPLTPPPSLSSSHGSSSSLHLGGLTNGSGRYISAAPGAEAKYRSAGGTSSLFNSSSQLFPPSRPRYSRSDVMPSGRSRLLEDFRNNRFPNLQLRDLPGHMVEFSQDQHGSRFIQQKLERASPAERQMVFGEILQAAYQLMTDVFGNYVIQKFFEFGSADQKLALATRIRGHVLPLALQMYGCRVIQKALESISSDQQSDIVRELDGHVLKCVKDQNGNHVVQKCIECVQPQALQFIIDAFQGQVFVLSTHPYGCRVIQRILEHCTQEQTLPILEELHQHSEQLGQKYQGVSLEMTPKTYYTVSRDALFKDQYGNYVIQHVLEHGRPEDKSKIVAEVRGKVLLLSQHKFASNVVEKCVIHSSRAERALLIDEVCCQKDGPHSALYTMMKDQYANYVVQRMIDMAEPAQRKIIMHKIRPHIATLRKYTYGKHILAKLEKYYMKSGSELGPIGGPTNGLM; encoded by the exons ATGAGCATTCCATGCAGCATCCTAGGTATGAATGACGTGGCCTGGCAGGAGACGAGAGGTGGGATGCTGCATGCAAATGGTGCTCCTGAGGCTGGAGGTGTCAGGGTTCACAGTGGAGGGCCTTTAGCTGCTGTAGCTGGCCAGGCTTCCGGAGGCCCCCATTTACAGGGCATGGATAGGGCCGGGAACCCTACACCAGGAACGCCGCAACCTCCATTAAGCGGCCGCTCGCAGGATGATGCTACGGTTGGCTACTTCTTTCAGAGGCAACCTGGGGAGCAACTTGGAGGATGTGCGCCGAGCAAACACCGGTGGCCAACCGGGGACCCCAATCATGTTGATCAG gtCCGTGCTGTAGATGAAATGAACTACGACTTTCAAGCTCTCGCTTTGGAATCTAGAGGAATTGCAGAG CTTTTGCCAGCAAAAAAGCTTTGGGATTCGGATGAGCTGGCAAAGGATGGAAGAAAAGGAATGCTTCTTGGAGAGGAGTGGAGGGACAATGCATGGGGGTCATCAC accaTTCAGTCTCCCAGCCAATTATGGTCCAGCGACGCCCAGGTCAGGGTTTCCATGGAAACGGCGATGCCAATTCTGTGCTGTCACCTCGCTCAGAGGGTGGTGGCTTAGGTGTGAGCATGGTGGAGTATGTCCTGAGCTCATCTCCTGGTGATAAGATGGACGCCCGTTACAGGAATGGTGGCTAT GGTGGAGGTGATGCTGACCAGGATGGTAGAGAAAAGAACGACGGCCCTGAGAAAGTATCTCCTTTTGAGGAAGACAAGAGCTCAGAGATGAAGGTGGGAGATGACAGCGATCCTGCAAAGGCCAATGGAAGAAGTTTACTAAATGGCATGGACAGGGACTGCAAAGACTTCAA CCCAACTCCAGGAAGCCGTCAAGCTTCTCCAACTGAGGCAGTGGAAAGGATGGGCCCTAACCAGACAGGATTGGAGATAATGAGCCAGCACCATGCTCATGCCCATGCACACGCTCATGCCCATGCTCACGCTCATGCTCTACAACAACAGAACCACAACAAGGGACCGGTGGAGGACTTTCAGAACCAGGAAGCCCAAAACATGGGTGGCATGGAGCAACAAGCTGGCGTAGAATCACTTCAGTTTGAATATCCAGGGAACCAGATTCAGGTTGACTCCTCTGGAGCCCCAGTAGGATTGTTTGACTAcagctctcagcagcag TTATTTCAGAGGTCAAATCCCCTGACTGTTCAGCAACTCACAGCAGCCCAGCAGCAACAGTATGCCCTGGCAGCGGCACAGCAGCAGCACCTTG CTGGCCTTGCTCCTGCATTTGTGCCAAACCCTTACATCATCAATGCTGCGCCCCCTGGAGCTGATCCATACACTGCAGCAGGGTTGGCAGCAGCCGCAACGCTCGCAG GACCCACAGTAGTTCCACCTCAATATTATGGCGTTCCTTGGGGTGTGTACCCAGCCAATCTTTTCCAACAACAGGCTGCATCTACTGCCAATCACTCTGCTAATCAACAAGCATCCAATCAGGGACCAGGGCCAGGCCAACCTCAG GTAATGCGCACAGGAAACAACCAGCGTCCTCTTACACCTGGCCAAGGTCAACAAAGTCAGCAGGAATCTCTGGCTGCAGCGGCAGCAGCAGCTGCTAACCCCGCACTGGCATACACAGGGATGCCCG GTTATCAAGTGTTGGCCCCTGCAGCCTATTACGACCAAACAGGGGCCCTGGTGATGGGACCTAGTGCTCGAACTGGCCTCGGTGGACCGGTTCGTCTAGTTCAGACTCCTCTCCTCATCAATCCTGCAGCAGCACAGGCTG CAGCTGCGGTCTCTGCATCAGGTTCTGGTAGCAACATGTCTGGCCCTCCGACAAACGGCATGTACCGCTCCATGCCTCAACCCCAACCTCAGCCGCAGCAACAGCAGGCACCGCCACAGAGCAGCGGCTTGCAATCAAATTCCTTTTACGGCTCCGGGTCAGTCCCCAACACCTCGCAGAGCAGCTCACTTTTCTCCCATACATCAGCTCCACCACCACCTCAGAGCTCCTCGCTTGGCTTCAGCAGTACCGGTAACTCGCTCGGCGTGGGTCTGGCCTCTGCTCTCGGAGGATTTGGCTCTTCAG TATCCAGCTCTACCAGTAGCAGTGTGTCTCGCAGGGATTCCCTGTTGACAAGTTCTGATCTTTACAAACGTGGCAGCAGTAGTTTAACCCCCATCGGCCAGCCCTTTTACAACAGTCTGGGTTACTCCTCCTCACCCAGCCCGATTGGACTCACCCCTGGCCACTCACCTCTCACTCCCCCACCTTCTCTGTCCTCCTCTCACGGGTCATCCTCTAGTCTTCACCTCG GTGGCTTGACAAATGGCAGCGGGCGTTACATCTCTGCAGCACCTGGAGCTGAGGCCAAGTACCGCAGTGCCGGTGGAACATCCAGCCTATTTAATTCCAGCAGCCAGCTCTTCCCCCCATCTCGGCCCCGCTACAGCCGATCTGACGTGATGCCATCCGGCCGCAGTCGACTCCTGGAAGACTTTAGGAACAACCGTTTCCCGAACCTTCAACTTCGAGACTTGCCTGGACACATGGTGGAGTTTTCTCAAGACCAACATGGATCGAG ATTCATCCAACAAAAGCTGGAGAGAGCCAGTCCTGCAGAGAGACAGATGGTTTTTGGAGAAATTCTACAAGCAGCATATCAGCTGATGACTGATGTGTTTGGGAACTATGTCATCCAGAAGTTCTTTGAG TTTGGGAGTGCAGACCAGAAGCTGGCCTTGGCAACTCGTATCCGCGGCCATGTCCTCCCACTGGCTTTACAGATGTATGGATGCCGGGTAATTCAGAAAGCCTTGGAGTCCATttcttctgaccagcag AGTGACATTGTTCGCGAGCTGGATGGCCATGTTTTAAAGTGTGTTAAGGATCAGAATGGAAATCATGTGGTACAGAAATGCATTGAGTGTGTCCAGCCTCAAGCCCTGCAGTTCATCATAGATGCCTTCCAGGGCCAG GTTTTTGTTCTCTCCACTCACCCTTATGGCTGTAGAGTAATCCAAAGGATTTTAGAACACTGCACCCAAGAGCAGACTTTGCCAATTCTGGAAGAGCTGCATCAGCATTCTGAGCAGCTGGGTCAG AAATATCAAGGCGTATCATTGGAGATGACACCCAAAACATATTATACAGTGTCCCGTGATGCACTGTTCAAG GATCAGTATGGTAACTACGTCATCCAGCATGTTCTGGAGCACGGTAGACCAGAAGACAAGAGCAAGATAGTTGCAGAAGTGCGTGGGAAAGTCCTTCTTTTGAGCCAACACAAATTTGCAAG